From one Octopus bimaculoides isolate UCB-OBI-ISO-001 chromosome 1, ASM119413v2, whole genome shotgun sequence genomic stretch:
- the LOC106878927 gene encoding serpin B3 — translation MDSAKKQDISDLAASVDYFTNSLYEAVAAGTNENVFISPFSVATVLAMVYFGARQNSATQLENVLNITSTPDSVALAFKEYFSLLKNSDKLITFNSVNCLYANEKYHISEDYKNIIIKYFFSDIENVDFIKNAEKTRITVNDWVKNKTNDKITDLLPSGSLTPRTVLLLINAVYFKGIWADKFPEQETYSKQFYLSPDKTVSHDFMYISEYFSTKVSKNYKVVELPYTGKSFSMFVILPNEINGLAVLEKEINAQFLKKIVNRKGFKMRYLELNMPKFRLESSFQLGDVLKKLGLFDIFDPQKADLSGMTRHNNNIFANEMFHKAFVDVNEKGTEAAAAFGVMVTDGIIEIDMQFDVNHPFIFLIVDNQAKMIHFIGKVTNPTI, via the coding sequence atggacTCAGCAAAGAAACAAGACATCAGTGACCTTGCTGCTTCAGTTGATTATTTTACAAACAGTCTTTATGAAGCTGTAGCTGCAGGAACCAATGAAAACGTTTTCATATCACCATTCAGTGTTGCTACTGTTTTAGCAATGGTTTATTTTGGAGCAAGACAAAACTCTGCCACACAGTTGGAAAATGTTTTGAACATAACTTCAACTCCAGATTCTGTAGCTTtggctttcaaagaatatttttcacTTCTGAAAAACTCGGATAAACTTATCACATTCAATTCAGTGAATTGTTTGTATGCTAATGAAAAATACCACATTTCAGAAGACTACAAgaacattattataaaatattttttttcagatattgaaAATGTAGATTTtataaaaaatgcagaaaaaacaaGAATTACTGTTAATGATTGGgttaagaataaaacaaatgataaaattaCTGATTTGTTACCAAGTGGAAGTTTGACACCTCGGACGGTACTACTTCTTATTAATGCTGTGTACTTTAAAGGAATATGGGCTGACAAATTCCCAGAACAAGAAACATATTCTAAACAGTTTTATTTAAGTCCAGACAAGACTGTATCgcatgattttatgtatatatctgaatattttaGTACAAAAGTAAGCAAGAACTATAAAGTTGTCGAGTTACCTTATACAGGAAAATCTTTTAGTATGTTTGTAATTCTTCCCAATGAAATCAATGGTCTTGCTGTTTTAGAGAAGGAGATTAATGCTCAATTTCTCAAAAAAATTGTTAACAGAAAAGGATTTAAAATGAGGTATCTAGAATTAAATATGCCAAAATTTCGTTTAGAAAGTAGTTTTCAGCTGGGTGATGTTTTGAAAAAGCTTGGACTCTTTGATATTTTTGATCCTCAAAAAGCTGATTTATCTGGAATGACTCGTCATAATAACAATATCTTTGCCAATGAAATGTTTCATAAAGCATTTGTTGATGTTAATGAAAAAGGGACAGAAGCTGCAGCTGCATTTGGAGTGATGGTGACGGATGGCATAATAGAAATTGATATGCAATTTGATGTAAATCACccattcatatttttaattgttgacaACCAAGCTAAAATGATTCATTTCATTGGTAAAGTAACAAACCCTACAATATAA